TAAAGAAGTATCCAATCAAATTTTAGAAGGTACAGACAACCTTGTAGAGCCTGAACTTGCAAAGCAGATTGCTAAGAATATCGAGATCTATAAAAATTCTCAGAAAACAGAACAATTTCAATCAATTTCTGTAAAACCAATGTATTACGGAAATAAATATTATGCTTTTACCATCGAAACGTTTAAAGATATTCGTTTGGTAGGTGCACCACCACAAAGCATCGGAAAATTTGGGTCTGATACCGACAACTGGGTTTGGCCAAGACATACGGGAGATTTCTCGATGTTCAGAATTTATGCCGATAAAAACAACAAACCTGCGGAATATTCAAAAGACAACGTTCCTTATGTTCCGAAGCATTATCTTCCGGTTTCCATCAAGGATAAAACAGAAAACGATTTCACTTTCGTATTCGGATTCCCCGGCAGAACAACGGAATATCTTCCTGCGATCGCGGTTGAAAAGATCATGACAGAAATCGATCCTGCGAGAATTGCCGTAAGAGATGTTGCCTTAAAAACATTGGACGAAAAAATGCGTGCTGACGATGCCACACGTATTAAATATGCTTCAAAATATGCTTCTGTAGCCAATTACTGGAAAAAATGGATCGGCGAAGTGGAAGGTTTGAAAAAATCAAACGCTGTTCAGAAAAAAGTGATGTATGAAGGTTCTTTGGTGGCTAAAAATCATGAGATCAAATCTACTTTAGATCAAATCAACAAATTATATAATGATCAGGCTCCGTATGCGTTAAACAACGCATATTATACGGAAGTGATCAGAAATGCAGAGACTTTAAAGGTTGCTGGCGATTATTATAATTACGTTACAGCGGTTGAAGCAGGCAGAATGGATGAAAAGGAATTGGCAAAAGTAAAAAGCAAATTATCTTCATTCTACAAAGATTACAGCGCCGAATTGGATTCTAAGGTAACCGCTAAATTATTAGCACTTTACGCCAACAAAACAGCTTCTCAGTTTTTACCAGCAGGTTTTGATAAGTTGAAAAACGAAGCTCAAAACATCACAACGATCGAAGAATCTTCTAAAAACTCGATCATCACAGGAAGAACAGCGGTAAACGGAGCTTCTTTATCAACCGATATCGACAAAGCATTCTCTAATCAGGATAAATTGATCAAAACATTGAAAAAAGATCCTATTTATCAGCTTTACACAGCGATGAGAGATACTTATATGAAAACGGCAGATCCTCAATTCGCGTCTCTTCAGACTAAGATTGATGCTTTGCAAAAAACATATATGGCACAGCAAATGTCGACGGATAAAGACAGAAAATTCTTCCCGGATGCTAACTCTACGCTTCGTGTAACCTACGGAAAAGTGAAAGGTTCTTCCCCTAGAGATGCTGTTTCTTACGATTATCAGACGCATTTGGCGGGTGTTATCGAGAAATATGTGCCAGGAGATTATGAGTTTGATGTTCCAAAAAAACTGATTGATCTTTACAACAAAAAAGATTACGGAAATTATAAGGATAAATCTGGAGATGTACCTGTAGGATTCACGGCTACCAACCATACAACAGGCGGAAACTCAGGAAGTCCGGCTCTGGATGCCAACGGAAATTTGGTAGGATTGAACTTCGACAGACAATGGGAAGGAACGATGAGCGACATTAATTATGATCCTCGTTTCAGCCGAAATATCATGGTAGACACCAAATATATTCTTTTCATCATCGATAAATTTGCCGATTCTAAATGGCTGATTGATGAAATGAAAGTTGTGAAGTAATTTTTTAACGATAAATTATAGAATCTATTTAAATTTTTTAATGAGTTTAAATAGATTCTTTTTTATTTTTGAAACACAGAAATGAAAGAAAAGATCATTAATTTTTTAGCATCATTTGAGAAGGAAGATATTGAAAATTCATTTCCTTTAGATTGCTGTTTGCCCGTTTATCATTGTGTTTCAGATGATAATTTAGCGCACATCAATAAAGTTATCCAATACAAAAATGTAAAACAATTTGAAGAAGATATTGATTATCTTTCAAAGCATTTTCAGTTTATCAACTGGAGTGAGTTTAAAGATTTCGTAAATGGAAATTTTAAACCAAAAAAGAAAATTGCCTTATTAACTTTCGATGATGGTTTCAGAGAGTTTTATGACATCGCAGTTCCTATTTTAGAAAGAAAAGGAATTTATGCGATCAATTTTATTAATCCTGCATTTATTGATAATCAAGACCTGATGTATCGATGTAAAGCAAGTTTAATTATTAATGAACTTGAGAAAAATAAAAATATTGATCCTAAAATCTATACGATTCTTTCTTCTAATGAAGATCTAAAACAGCAGGTTTTAAAAATTAAATATGCTCAAACGGATATTTTAAACCGATTGGGAGAAATCCTTGAAATTAATTTCGATTCTTATTTAAAAGAACAAAATCCTTACTTAACCACCAATCAGTTAAATAATTTAACTCAAAAAGGATTCGGAATATCTTCTCACAGTTGGGATCATCCCCTGTATAATCAATTGTCACTATCTGAACAACTTGAAACCACAAACAAAACCTTTAAATATCTAAAAGAAAATAATTTTCTGTATGAAATTTTTGCTTTTCCGTTTACTGATTTTGGTGTGAATAAAGATTTTTTTGATGGCTTGCAAAACAATAAAGAACTCTTTTGTACGTTCGGAAGTGCAGGAATTAAGTTTGACAGTACAGATAAACATTTTCACAGAATCCCCATGGAAATGGGCGAATCTGCAGAAAAATTACTAAAAAAAGAATTGGCTTACTTCAAATTGAAAAAACTCATTAATAAAAATAAAATTGTGAGAAAATGATACATCTTAAAACCTTACATAAAAAGCAGCTGGCAGAATTTATTTCCAGCGGCGATTTCAAGAAGTATGACTTTCTTCCGATTACTGAGCACAGAGCAAAATCTCATATAGAAAATCCGAAAGCAGATGAAGATCAAACCTTACTAATTTTAGCTTTTGAAGATGATGAATTAGCCGGATATTTAGGATGTTTTCCTGATAATTTCATGGTTGAAGGAAAAAAATTCAATTATGCATGGTTGAGTACTTTATTTATCAGCAATAAATTTCGTGGAAAAAGAATTGCGCAAAGCCTTTTAAACAGAGCTTTTGAAGAATACAACGGAGAAATTGCCATCACTGAATTTACGAAAGAAGCAGAAAGCTTGTATAATAAAATCGGACTGTTTCAATACATTCAACCTAAAAATGGAAAACGATATTATTTTCAAACAGATTTTGCGAATATTATTCCGACCAAAAAACCGAATACTCAATCTTTAAAACCAGTTTTCAATCTTGCAGATTCAGTCGCTAATTCATTGATATCAGTAAAAAACTGTTTCGTTAAAAAACCTGATTTCAAATTTGAAGTTTTGAATACGATTGATTCTGAAAGCACTACTTTTTTAAATCAATTTGAAAACAATCGAAATGCTTCTGAAATCAACTCGCTAATAGAAAATCCATGGGTTTTAGAAGGCAATATCAAAGATGAAAAATATTTGTTTTCGAGTTATTCAAAAGAATTCAAATATTTCTGGATAAAAATTTACGACAATAATCAATTGACAACCTGTTCGCTTTTACTTTTAAGAGACGGGCATTTAAAAATTCCTTATTTATTTTCGAAAACCGATTTGGAGAAATTTGTTAATTTTTTAAGCTATTTTATTGTAAAAAATAAAGTCATTACCTTAACCAATTATCAAAATGATTTAAACCAAACAATTGAATTGGTTAAAAATTTCCCAAAAATCCACGAACGAATTATCGAAAGACGATATATGTTTCATAAAGAGCTTATTCAAAAGCTTCCCGAAAATTTTAATCCTAACTTTCAGGATGGCGACGGCGATTGTGCAATGACCTAATTTACAATAACTCAGACAGCGCTTTGATGGTTTCTTCTAAACTTTCTTTGGGAAGTGAGCCATAGCTTAGGCGCAAACCGTTGATTTGATTATCAAAACTAAAACTGTTTGGATTGAGAATTTTAATACTTTTCTTTTGAAGTTCGCAATCTATATGATCCCAATCGGTTTTATTTTTGGGAACAATCCAAAATGCCATTCCGCCTTCTGGCATTGAATAATCTGCTTTATTTTTTAAAAATTCCTGAAGTTTTTGTGCGGTAAAATCCCGCTTAGATCTGTAATAATTCAGGGCTTTTTTCAGATGTCTTTTAATCGTCCCGTCCTGAATAAGCTGTAAAACCGCCTGCTCCATAATCGTATCGCCCTGCACATCGATAATCTTTCTTAGATCCCCTACTTTTTTAATAAAATCCTGATTATTGCTGATCAGATAACCAATTCTCAACGCCGGAGCCACCACTTTGCTCATCGTGCCGATATACACATAATTCTGTAGTTCTGTAAAACTCGCCAACGGCAATACAGGACGGTATCCAAAATGAAATTCATTATCATAATCGTCCTCAATAATCGTAAATCCATATTCGTTGGAAAGCTTTATCAGCTCCAGACGACGCTGTAAACTCAGTGTTACCGTGGTCGGATATTGATGATGCGGTGTGGTGTAAATCGCTTTGATATTTTTATGAATTTTCAAATAATGGATAACATCTTCAATCATCAATCCATCCTCATCAACACGCACCGGCAAAAGAGTTGCTCCAGCCTTTTCAAAAGCCTTCCAAGCCGGACGATAACCCGGATTTTCAACCAATACAATATCATTTTTTTCAATCAAAGACTGAGCGGTAAGATACATCGCCATCTGGCTTCCACGGGTAATGCACATCGAATTTTCATCGGTATGCAGCCCTCTGTGGTGATTCAGCATTTGAACGATGGCTTTTCGAAATTCCAAATCACCATATTCACTGGTATAGCCCATCAATTGCCACTTTGCCTTTCGGTTAAAAATTTGTCGGTAAGCCCTCGCCAATTCGGTAACCGGCGCAATCGCACTATCGGGATATCCATCGTCAAAATTAATTCTGAAAAGCTGTTTTTGCAGCTGTTCATTATTCTTTTTTTGATGAGAAACGGCTCCTTTTATCGTTGGTAAATTTTCCGCAACAAAAGTTCCTTTTCTTTCTAAAGATACCAACCAGCCTTCATTCAGTAAGACATTTAAAGCTTCAACGATAGTATTTCGGTTCACTTTCAAATCTTCAGCCAGTTTCCGGCTTCCGGGCAAGGCTGTTCCTTTTTTCAATCTTCCGGATTGAATATCATCAATCACCGCATCGGCAATTTGCAAATAAACTGCCTTTTCCGAATTATAATTGATCTGAATTTCTACTTTCCAAGGTCTTAACATCTGGACTACCTATTTTTATTAAAACTGCAATATATAAACAGTCCAAAGTTACTCTAATTTTGTCATGCAATAATGCAGTAACAAATAAATATTTACTAACATGTCAAACACAGAAAACGGTACACAAGGTACTGACAAAAAACAATTTAGTTCAAAAGATTTTCATCAGACTTTTGCAAGACCAGAATACAAAAAACCTTCGCATTTAATTCATAAAAATGTGGAAAATGCAGGCGAACACAACCAGTTTTCAACAGAAAGAAAACATCCTGTATTCTTTGTAGATCTTCCGAGTAAAAATGTAAGCATGACCATCGGAGGATTATTACCCGGACAGAGAACGAACCGCCACAGACACACTTATGAAACCGTTTTATACGTGATCGAAGGTAAAGGCTGGACAGAAGTTGAGGACGAACGTATAGAATGGGAAGCAGGAGATGCCGTTTACATTCCGTCTTGGGCGTGGCACAGACATCAAAATACAAGCGATACAGAATCTGCAAAATACATCGCCTGCGAAAATGCACCACAGTTACAAAATTTGGGTGTTGCTCTAAGAGAAGAAGAAGGCAGAGACTTATAATTTTAATTTAAACTGAGAAAAATATGAAAAATGTACCATTAAAAGGAGTGATCTCCTATCCTATCACGCCTTTTGACGAAGCGGAAAAAGTAGACATTCCTTTATTTAAAAAATTAACGGAACGTTTGATCAGTTCTGGTTCTCATGCCATTGCTCCACTAGGAAGCACCGGAGTTTTACCATACCTGACTGATGAAGAAAAAGAAGCCATCACAGAGGCTACCATTCAACAGGTTAACGGAAGAATTCCGACGTTGGTTGGGGTTTCTAATCTAACGACTGAGAAAACAGTTTATCATGCGAAATTTGCTGAAAAAGCAGGTGCTACAGCTGTTATGATCATCCCGATGAGTTACTGGAAACTGACCGATGACGAAATTATCAAACATTATGACACGGTCGCTTCTCAAATATCGATTCCGATCATGGCTTACAATAATCCGGCAACAGGAGGTGTAGATATGTCACCGTCTTTATTAAAAAAGCTGCTTCAGATTCCGAATGTGACGATGATTAAAGAAAGTACGGGAGACATTCAGAGAATGCATTACCTGAAGAAAGAACTGGGGGAAGATGTGGCTTTTTACAACGGTTCAAATCCTTTGGCACTGGCTGCTTTTTCAGCAGGAGCAACAGGTTGGTGCACAGCCGCTCCCAATCTTATCCCTGAATTGAATATTGCCTTATACGACGCTGTTCAAAGTAATGACTTGGAAAAAGCACAGAAAATTTTTTACAAGCAATTTGAACTGTTGAAATATATTGTTGAAAAAGGTTTGCCAAGAGCCGTTAAAGCAGGTTTAAATATTTTAGGTGAAAATGGCGGAAAATTAAGATCACCTCTACAACCCTTAACAGAAAAGGAAATTTCAGATCTGGAACTCATATTATCGAAGGTAAAAAGTTCAACTTTATCAGCCTAAAAAATTTTCATTAATTTGTTAAAAATTTAGATTAATTTATCATTTCAAATTCTCAAAATGAATATCCATTTTATACAACATGAAAGCTTCGAAGCTCCGGGCGCTTATCTGAACTGGGCGAATGAAAGAAATTACACTTCTACCTTTTCAAAAGTGTATGAAAATAATCCTTTGCCCGAAAGCGTAGATTTTATTGATGTTTTGATTATTCTGGGCGGACCTCAGGATCCTGCCACTACAAAAAATGAATGTCCGCATTTTGATGCTCAGGCAGAAATAGCATTGATACAAAAAGCTATAAATTCAGGAAAAGCTGTTGTAGGAGCCTGTCTCGGGGCACAACTGATAGGAGAATCTTTCGGGGCAACATTTGGAAACAGTCCGGAAAAAGAAATCGGTGTATTTCCTATTCAATTAACGGAAAACGGTATAAAAGATGATAAAATCAATGATTTTGGTGAAATAATTTCCGTCGGACATTGGCATAATGATATGCCGGGACTTACTGAAAATGCTCAAATTCTGGCAACAAGTAAAGGTTGCCCGAGACAGATTGTTAAATATTCTGATCTTGTCTACGGATTTCAATGTCATATGGAATTTACTCCTGAAGTTATTGATTTAATGATAGAAACGGATCGTGAATTTTTAATAAATAATACGGAACATCAATTCGTTCAAACGCCTGACAAAATCAAAAGTTTTGATTTTAAGGAAATGAATGAAAAGCTGTACACCTTTCTGGATAAGCTGGTTGAAGCTTACCAAACAACTCATTATTAAAATAAAATTGTCAAAAAAAAATAGGCTGTCTCCATTGAAACAGCCTGTTTTTTTAATGTCCGAAAATATCTTTTATACTGACTTCGGTGAAGGTCCCCATTTGGTTAACCGCCTCCATATTCAGGTTTTCTTTTTTACCTATAATGGCGGTGTTAAAATGTATTGGTTTTATCTCAGTCTGATAAAACTCCTTAACATCTTCAAATTTCAGCTGTTCAATCTGCTGATAAATATCTTTCCTGAAATCGTGAGAAATGTTTAATTTTTTCAACTTTAAAGTATTGAAGAAAATATTCGTTCTCGTAATTCTAGTTGAAGCAATTTGTTTTAATGCTGCATTTTTAGCATTTTCAAACTGACTGGTAACTTCCGGAAGCTCATTCATCAGATCATCCATCGTATCCACGGCAATTTGCAGTTTATCCGGCTGGGTTCCGATATAAGTTGTAATATAATCAGGATGTCCCAATTCTGAATTAGCAGCATAAGAAACGTAAGCAGAATACGCTAAACTCTTACTCTCACGGATTTCCTGGAAAACAATGGAGGACAAACCTCTTCCGAAATATTCATTAAAAACATTGATTTTTCCAAAATTCCCTGTATTTACAAAATGCCCTCTTCCCACTTTGCTCATCTCTATCTGCACCATGTCATAATCCGTAAAGTACACATTTCCTTTGGTTTCAGGTTCCGGATAGTGTTTAGGTTCAGGAATCTCAAGCTTTGCATTTTCAAT
The sequence above is a segment of the Chryseobacterium sp. MYb264 genome. Coding sequences within it:
- a CDS encoding glutamine amidotransferase-related protein, which translates into the protein MNIHFIQHESFEAPGAYLNWANERNYTSTFSKVYENNPLPESVDFIDVLIILGGPQDPATTKNECPHFDAQAEIALIQKAINSGKAVVGACLGAQLIGESFGATFGNSPEKEIGVFPIQLTENGIKDDKINDFGEIISVGHWHNDMPGLTENAQILATSKGCPRQIVKYSDLVYGFQCHMEFTPEVIDLMIETDREFLINNTEHQFVQTPDKIKSFDFKEMNEKLYTFLDKLVEAYQTTHY
- a CDS encoding polysaccharide deacetylase family protein translates to MKEKIINFLASFEKEDIENSFPLDCCLPVYHCVSDDNLAHINKVIQYKNVKQFEEDIDYLSKHFQFINWSEFKDFVNGNFKPKKKIALLTFDDGFREFYDIAVPILERKGIYAINFINPAFIDNQDLMYRCKASLIINELEKNKNIDPKIYTILSSNEDLKQQVLKIKYAQTDILNRLGEILEINFDSYLKEQNPYLTTNQLNNLTQKGFGISSHSWDHPLYNQLSLSEQLETTNKTFKYLKENNFLYEIFAFPFTDFGVNKDFFDGLQNNKELFCTFGSAGIKFDSTDKHFHRIPMEMGESAEKLLKKELAYFKLKKLINKNKIVRK
- the pdxR gene encoding MocR-like pyridoxine biosynthesis transcription factor PdxR, with translation MLRPWKVEIQINYNSEKAVYLQIADAVIDDIQSGRLKKGTALPGSRKLAEDLKVNRNTIVEALNVLLNEGWLVSLERKGTFVAENLPTIKGAVSHQKKNNEQLQKQLFRINFDDGYPDSAIAPVTELARAYRQIFNRKAKWQLMGYTSEYGDLEFRKAIVQMLNHHRGLHTDENSMCITRGSQMAMYLTAQSLIEKNDIVLVENPGYRPAWKAFEKAGATLLPVRVDEDGLMIEDVIHYLKIHKNIKAIYTTPHHQYPTTVTLSLQRRLELIKLSNEYGFTIIEDDYDNEFHFGYRPVLPLASFTELQNYVYIGTMSKVVAPALRIGYLISNNQDFIKKVGDLRKIIDVQGDTIMEQAVLQLIQDGTIKRHLKKALNYYRSKRDFTAQKLQEFLKNKADYSMPEGGMAFWIVPKNKTDWDHIDCELQKKSIKILNPNSFSFDNQINGLRLSYGSLPKESLEETIKALSELL
- a CDS encoding GNAT family N-acetyltransferase, which codes for MIHLKTLHKKQLAEFISSGDFKKYDFLPITEHRAKSHIENPKADEDQTLLILAFEDDELAGYLGCFPDNFMVEGKKFNYAWLSTLFISNKFRGKRIAQSLLNRAFEEYNGEIAITEFTKEAESLYNKIGLFQYIQPKNGKRYYFQTDFANIIPTKKPNTQSLKPVFNLADSVANSLISVKNCFVKKPDFKFEVLNTIDSESTTFLNQFENNRNASEINSLIENPWVLEGNIKDEKYLFSSYSKEFKYFWIKIYDNNQLTTCSLLLLRDGHLKIPYLFSKTDLEKFVNFLSYFIVKNKVITLTNYQNDLNQTIELVKNFPKIHERIIERRYMFHKELIQKLPENFNPNFQDGDGDCAMT
- a CDS encoding S46 family peptidase → MTKKILLSVFLLPAAMAFAQQYGGMWIPTELNEKEMKDLGMKISAKDIFNTQKASIKDAVVQFNGGCTAEIISPKGLLLTNHHCGYGQIQAHSTVQNDLLSNGFWAKNMTGELPNPGVTVDFIVDIKEVSNQILEGTDNLVEPELAKQIAKNIEIYKNSQKTEQFQSISVKPMYYGNKYYAFTIETFKDIRLVGAPPQSIGKFGSDTDNWVWPRHTGDFSMFRIYADKNNKPAEYSKDNVPYVPKHYLPVSIKDKTENDFTFVFGFPGRTTEYLPAIAVEKIMTEIDPARIAVRDVALKTLDEKMRADDATRIKYASKYASVANYWKKWIGEVEGLKKSNAVQKKVMYEGSLVAKNHEIKSTLDQINKLYNDQAPYALNNAYYTEVIRNAETLKVAGDYYNYVTAVEAGRMDEKELAKVKSKLSSFYKDYSAELDSKVTAKLLALYANKTASQFLPAGFDKLKNEAQNITTIEESSKNSIITGRTAVNGASLSTDIDKAFSNQDKLIKTLKKDPIYQLYTAMRDTYMKTADPQFASLQTKIDALQKTYMAQQMSTDKDRKFFPDANSTLRVTYGKVKGSSPRDAVSYDYQTHLAGVIEKYVPGDYEFDVPKKLIDLYNKKDYGNYKDKSGDVPVGFTATNHTTGGNSGSPALDANGNLVGLNFDRQWEGTMSDINYDPRFSRNIMVDTKYILFIIDKFADSKWLIDEMKVVK
- a CDS encoding cupin domain-containing protein, translating into MSNTENGTQGTDKKQFSSKDFHQTFARPEYKKPSHLIHKNVENAGEHNQFSTERKHPVFFVDLPSKNVSMTIGGLLPGQRTNRHRHTYETVLYVIEGKGWTEVEDERIEWEAGDAVYIPSWAWHRHQNTSDTESAKYIACENAPQLQNLGVALREEEGRDL
- a CDS encoding dihydrodipicolinate synthase family protein is translated as MKNVPLKGVISYPITPFDEAEKVDIPLFKKLTERLISSGSHAIAPLGSTGVLPYLTDEEKEAITEATIQQVNGRIPTLVGVSNLTTEKTVYHAKFAEKAGATAVMIIPMSYWKLTDDEIIKHYDTVASQISIPIMAYNNPATGGVDMSPSLLKKLLQIPNVTMIKESTGDIQRMHYLKKELGEDVAFYNGSNPLALAAFSAGATGWCTAAPNLIPELNIALYDAVQSNDLEKAQKIFYKQFELLKYIVEKGLPRAVKAGLNILGENGGKLRSPLQPLTEKEISDLELILSKVKSSTLSA